Proteins encoded together in one Triticum dicoccoides isolate Atlit2015 ecotype Zavitan chromosome 7B, WEW_v2.0, whole genome shotgun sequence window:
- the LOC119337504 gene encoding uncharacterized protein LOC119337504 translates to MEADHHHHHHDERSAEAGHRRHRWKGPRYNDRQRSSPWVWMAVILCMLLAIGVLVLGATMLAVYFIYKPQMPYIEVTNAQLLQLDYSPADGVMRNIQVKFDLLAENTNSKINTSFSSFNIDVNFNGTTLLQLRAETFTVARESSVTLPYSGESRGRRLDPAGVQAMEEAVRSELVPITLSGNARTRWKKGIFLKVGFWTRLNCPLVFYYRTGVVAPIDHESCRSRSP, encoded by the coding sequence ATGGAGgcggaccaccaccaccaccaccacgacgaGAGGTCGGCTGAGGCGGGTCATCGCCGCCATCGGTGGAAGGGACCGCGGTACAACGACAGGCAGAGGAGCTCCCCGTGGGTGTGGATGGCGGTGATCCTGTGCATGCTGCTGGCCATCGGCGTCCTCGTGTTGGGCGCCACGATGTTGGCCGTGTACTTTATCTACAAGCCCCAGATGCCGTACATAGAGGTGACCAACGCGCAGCTCTTGCAGCTCGACTACAGCCCGGCCGACGGCGTCATGAGGAACATACAGGTCAAGTTCGATCTTCTGGCCGAGAACACCAACTCCAAGATCAACACTTCCTTCTCCAGCTTCAACATCGACGTCAACTTCAACGGCACCACCCTGCTACAGCTGCGCGCCGAGACCTTCACCGTTGCCCGGGAGAGCTCCGTCACGCTGCCGTACAGCGGGGAGTCGCGCGGGAGGAGGCTGGACCCCGCCGGGGTGCAGGCAATGGAGGAGGCGGTCAGGTCCGAGCTGGTGCCCATCACCCTGTCCGGCAACGCGCGGACGCGGTGGAAGAAGGGCATCTTCCTCAAGGTCGGCTTCTGGACGCGCCTCAATTGCCCCCTCGTCTTCTACTACCGCACCGGCGTCGTCGCGCCCATCGACCACGAGAGCTGCCGCTCCAGGTCGCCGTAG